One Nostoc punctiforme PCC 73102 DNA window includes the following coding sequences:
- a CDS encoding DUF433 domain-containing protein, with amino-acid sequence MSDNDLLSRISIDPNICFGKPCIRGHRIWVSLILDYLAGGTTIEEVLEAYPSIEREDVLACIAYGAEMVRDVFVELPLTKKKEASA; translated from the coding sequence ATGAGTGACAATGATTTGCTGTCTCGAATTTCTATCGACCCGAACATTTGTTTCGGTAAACCGTGCATTCGCGGACATCGGATTTGGGTATCACTAATTTTGGACTATTTAGCTGGTGGTACAACAATCGAAGAAGTTCTTGAAGCTTATCCAAGTATAGAAAGAGAAGATGTGCTGGCTTGTATCGCCTATGGTGCAGAGATGGTGCGGGATGTTTTTGTGGAACTTCCTTTGACAAAGAAGAAGGAAGCAAGTGCGTGA
- a CDS encoding T3SS effector HopA1 family protein, with protein MLNYSINQPLNSLFDIAKNIQIEPNFCIYHPNYQPFALPTKVAERFQQNSVDLQQKYLTLLLRNFLYGIYYNGSLQSTLAVNTDISNCPSKHNLADNSILEIDWNFYEHLHASNHGIGYFDPRWQVLRKEPDGTMAVTKGGLTLYVEPDCHLKSSKKSTKVGDMVAIWMPKNRLQNGSYLAVSNVGQERQSNPDTDLGAGRIYFNFTPSGAITLMESLTMQLNAASIPFSFQVLHNPSAYGRYDSGLLYFELPDYPAIRTILQAVYIENQSHFQPEIPLFTKFLAPGLGLAEEPTQKFAAQESFGMNRCQIVANALLEAWQKGKNAMEERMGVIDQHFARHLIDLQRPYLNPSSEDIYKPLN; from the coding sequence ATGCTAAATTACTCTATCAATCAACCGCTAAATTCTCTATTTGATATTGCTAAGAATATTCAGATTGAGCCAAATTTTTGTATTTATCATCCCAATTATCAACCCTTTGCTCTGCCGACTAAAGTAGCCGAGAGATTTCAGCAAAATTCTGTAGATTTACAACAGAAATATCTAACTCTACTGCTGCGAAACTTTCTTTATGGTATCTATTACAATGGCTCTCTACAAAGTACTTTAGCAGTCAATACTGATATTAGTAATTGCCCATCAAAGCATAATTTAGCAGATAATTCCATCTTAGAAATTGATTGGAACTTTTACGAGCATCTACACGCCAGTAATCACGGCATAGGTTACTTTGACCCTCGATGGCAGGTGTTGCGAAAAGAACCTGATGGGACTATGGCTGTAACTAAAGGCGGTTTAACACTTTATGTTGAGCCAGACTGCCATCTCAAATCCAGCAAAAAATCTACCAAAGTGGGCGACATGGTAGCAATTTGGATGCCCAAAAATCGATTGCAAAATGGCTCTTACTTGGCAGTTAGTAATGTCGGACAGGAACGGCAAAGCAACCCCGATACTGATTTGGGAGCAGGGCGAATTTACTTTAACTTTACGCCATCTGGTGCGATCACTCTCATGGAAAGTCTGACAATGCAATTGAATGCAGCTTCCATTCCCTTTAGCTTTCAGGTTCTTCACAACCCTTCTGCATACGGACGCTATGATTCGGGGCTACTCTACTTTGAACTCCCCGACTATCCAGCAATCCGTACAATCCTTCAGGCTGTTTATATAGAAAATCAATCTCATTTCCAGCCCGAAATCCCCTTATTTACCAAATTTTTAGCCCCAGGTTTAGGTTTAGCTGAGGAACCAACCCAAAAATTTGCCGCACAAGAAAGTTTTGGGATGAACCGTTGCCAAATTGTCGCCAATGCTTTGTTGGAAGCTTGGCAGAAAGGTAAGAATGCGATGGAGGAACGGATGGGGGTTATTGACCAACACTTTGCACGACACCTAATAGATTTGCAGCGTCCTTATCTCAATCCCAGTTCTGAGGATATATATAAGCCGTTAAATTGA
- a CDS encoding zinc-dependent alcohol dehydrogenase produces the protein MLAALLYGQEDLRLEQVADPTPAAGEVVIQVGAATTCGTDLKVWRRGGHAKMLKPPTLFGHEGAGRIVALGAGVTNWQVGDRIVANNSAPCMKCFFCQRQEYSLCPNLTWNNGTFAEYLKIPAPIVEHNLLQIPDELPWELAAMTEPLACVLHGVARSNIKPKDRVVVLGDGAIGLMFVAALSEKAEVLLWGGNNHRLEIGQKLGATQTFNYHQIPDIPNLVKELTQGWGADVAIEATGVPSVWETAIACARPGATVNLFGGCPRDTSITVNTEQLHYSELTIKGVFHNTPEYVREALALIASRKIPFELLISEQRPLKDLEQVFCEMKARQVIKAAMIP, from the coding sequence TTGTTAGCAGCGTTACTTTATGGGCAAGAAGATTTACGGTTAGAGCAAGTTGCTGACCCCACTCCGGCGGCTGGCGAAGTTGTAATTCAAGTAGGGGCAGCAACAACTTGTGGTACAGATTTGAAAGTTTGGCGGCGTGGTGGTCATGCCAAAATGCTGAAACCGCCGACGCTATTTGGTCACGAAGGCGCTGGGCGAATTGTTGCCTTGGGTGCAGGCGTTACAAATTGGCAAGTAGGCGATCGCATTGTTGCTAATAATTCTGCTCCCTGTATGAAGTGCTTTTTTTGTCAACGCCAAGAGTATTCTTTATGTCCGAATCTGACCTGGAATAATGGTACCTTTGCGGAATACTTGAAAATTCCCGCACCGATAGTAGAGCATAACTTGTTGCAGATTCCTGATGAGTTGCCGTGGGAATTAGCAGCGATGACGGAACCCTTAGCTTGTGTTTTGCATGGTGTAGCCCGTTCTAATATTAAGCCCAAAGATCGAGTAGTCGTCTTAGGAGATGGGGCGATTGGGTTGATGTTTGTGGCGGCGTTGAGTGAGAAAGCTGAGGTTTTGTTGTGGGGAGGTAATAACCACAGGCTAGAAATTGGTCAGAAATTGGGTGCAACCCAGACCTTTAATTATCATCAAATCCCGGATATTCCCAATTTGGTGAAAGAACTTACTCAAGGATGGGGCGCAGATGTAGCGATTGAAGCCACAGGTGTACCAAGTGTTTGGGAAACTGCGATCGCCTGCGCCCGTCCTGGTGCAACAGTTAACTTATTTGGTGGATGTCCACGAGATACCAGCATTACCGTCAATACAGAACAGTTACACTACAGCGAACTGACAATCAAAGGCGTGTTTCACAATACACCAGAGTATGTGCGGGAGGCGTTGGCACTGATCGCTAGTCGCAAAATACCCTTTGAGTTACTTATTAGTGAACAGCGGCCATTAAAAGATTTAGAACAGGTGTTTTGTGAGATGAAAGCGCGACAAGTAATTAAAGCAGCAATGATTCCTTAG
- a CDS encoding glycosyltransferase family 4 protein encodes MKIAQVAPLWERVPPPTYGGIELVVSRLTDELVRRGHEVTLFASGDSQTLANLEAVYPRALRLDPNVKEYAVYEMLELSKVYQRAKEFDLIHSHVGISALPLASFITATSTVHTLHNNFTNDTRHAFSYYQKQPYVSISNSQRQVDLNYVGTVYNGIELADYPFVAQPSEPLYLAFLGRFSPEKGPHHAIAIAKQSGWRLKMAGKVDVGDSKFFEQEIAPHIDGQQIEYLGEINHAEKTELLGNAAITLFPINWQEPFGLVMTESMATGTPVIAMNFGSVPEVIAHGKTGFICKSYAEMTAMIPLALELNRQTCRKHVESNFSVNQMVNGYEAIYRQIIKDRIESNGRIHATKIHF; translated from the coding sequence ATGAAAATCGCTCAAGTTGCCCCCTTATGGGAAAGGGTTCCACCTCCTACTTATGGAGGAATAGAACTGGTGGTGAGTCGCTTGACTGATGAACTTGTTCGTCGCGGTCATGAGGTAACATTATTTGCCTCTGGCGATTCTCAAACTTTGGCTAATTTAGAAGCAGTTTATCCACGTGCATTACGCTTAGACCCGAATGTTAAAGAGTATGCAGTGTACGAAATGCTAGAACTGAGCAAAGTTTACCAACGTGCTAAAGAATTCGATCTTATCCATTCTCATGTAGGGATTTCGGCATTACCTTTAGCGAGTTTCATAACAGCAACTTCTACAGTGCATACCCTGCACAATAATTTTACAAACGACACCCGTCACGCATTTAGCTACTACCAGAAGCAACCATACGTCAGCATTAGTAACTCGCAGCGTCAAGTCGATCTAAATTATGTTGGCACTGTTTATAACGGAATTGAGCTAGCAGATTATCCTTTCGTAGCCCAACCGTCAGAACCTCTATATTTAGCATTTTTAGGTCGTTTTTCGCCAGAAAAAGGGCCACACCATGCGATCGCTATTGCAAAGCAGAGTGGTTGGCGCTTGAAGATGGCAGGAAAGGTTGATGTCGGCGACTCTAAGTTTTTTGAACAAGAGATTGCCCCCCACATTGATGGTCAGCAAATTGAATATCTCGGCGAAATTAACCACGCCGAAAAAACTGAACTTCTGGGCAATGCTGCCATAACTCTTTTTCCCATTAACTGGCAAGAACCTTTTGGTTTAGTGATGACTGAATCAATGGCAACTGGTACACCAGTAATTGCCATGAATTTCGGCTCAGTACCTGAAGTAATTGCCCACGGTAAAACAGGTTTTATCTGCAAAAGCTATGCAGAAATGACGGCAATGATTCCCCTAGCTTTGGAACTCAATCGTCAAACCTGTCGAAAACATGTAGAAAGCAACTTTAGTGTTAACCAAATGGTTAACGGATATGAAGCTATTTACAGACAAATTATTAAAGACCGTATAGAATCGAATGGTCGCATTCATGCTACGAAAATACATTTTTGA
- a CDS encoding recombinase family protein, protein MKIIAYSYTNPLLESSPDQADWGWEVDRVYEDLGKPESSGQTTRESSGYATRSQLQQLFTDCETEPADYLLIRRLEELGDTVEEISDRLHKLEAMGVAIIATEQPYTSENYPLGADLLNLLNAIQRQQRSRRIRQGHARNRLEVAPPPGKVPYGYRRGKGKYTIDRSTSPVVKDFFEHFLLYGSLRGSVRYLAKKYGKKISVTTGRRWLTNPVYRGNTAYQNGEIISNTHIPIISKEEAAQVDRLLRRNSRLPSRTASARRSLAGLVVCAECQSHLTVTRVTQRNQDKEYLYLRSTSCPQRPKCKAIPYQEVLEQTIETVCRDLPLAVAGVNFPQLDAVKNNLGQAIARQQEILAQLPALIETGILDVETAKLRAYKLRTEISALEAKLATLPPVNLRSVAQAVSIPQFWLDLSETERRFYFREFIRKIEITIQNKKLQLQVIFIF, encoded by the coding sequence ATGAAAATAATTGCTTACTCTTACACCAATCCCCTATTAGAATCTTCTCCCGATCAAGCTGATTGGGGATGGGAGGTGGATCGGGTTTATGAAGATTTGGGTAAGCCAGAGTCTTCTGGACAGACTACGCGAGAGTCTTCTGGATACGCTACGCGATCGCAATTACAACAATTATTTACCGATTGCGAAACTGAACCAGCAGATTATCTCTTGATTCGGCGACTGGAAGAATTAGGGGATACTGTAGAGGAAATTAGCGATCGCTTGCATAAACTAGAAGCGATGGGAGTAGCGATAATCGCTACAGAACAGCCCTATACTTCCGAAAATTACCCTCTGGGTGCTGACTTGCTGAATTTGCTAAATGCAATCCAACGTCAACAACGTAGTCGTCGCATCCGTCAAGGACACGCCCGTAATCGGCTTGAGGTTGCACCGCCACCCGGCAAAGTTCCCTACGGCTATCGCAGAGGTAAGGGAAAATATACTATCGATCGCAGCACTTCACCAGTAGTCAAAGATTTTTTTGAACACTTTTTACTCTACGGTTCCCTACGGGGTTCGGTTCGTTACTTGGCGAAAAAATACGGCAAAAAAATCTCTGTCACAACTGGGCGACGCTGGTTGACTAATCCAGTTTATCGCGGCAATACAGCTTACCAAAATGGTGAAATTATCTCTAATACACATATTCCGATAATTTCTAAAGAAGAAGCAGCCCAAGTTGACCGACTTTTACGCCGTAATAGCCGTTTACCATCCCGAACTGCTAGTGCTAGGCGTTCTTTAGCTGGATTGGTTGTCTGTGCTGAGTGTCAGTCACATTTGACAGTTACTCGTGTCACCCAACGCAACCAAGATAAGGAGTATCTTTATTTACGTTCTACTAGCTGTCCTCAACGCCCCAAGTGTAAGGCTATTCCCTACCAAGAAGTTTTGGAACAAACAATTGAAACGGTTTGCCGTGACTTACCCTTAGCTGTCGCGGGCGTGAATTTTCCCCAATTGGATGCAGTCAAGAATAATTTAGGGCAAGCGATCGCTCGTCAGCAAGAAATACTTGCTCAGTTACCTGCTTTAATCGAAACCGGAATTTTAGATGTTGAAACTGCAAAACTAAGGGCTTACAAACTCCGCACAGAAATTTCAGCACTTGAAGCAAAGTTGGCGACTCTTCCCCCAGTTAATTTGCGTTCTGTTGCTCAAGCTGTTTCAATACCCCAATTTTGGTTAGATTTGTCGGAAACAGAGCGACGATTTTACTTTCGAGAATTTATCCGAAAAATTGAGATTACTATTCAGAATAAAAAGTTACAATTACAAGTTATTTTCATTTTTTAG
- a CDS encoding DUF5615 family PIN-like protein — MKILLDTCINARVRNDLQTTGYDVVWSGDWPKDPGDEEILATAYREGRILVTLDKDFGELAILRGNPHCGILRLVNLSTKEQSIVCLQVLQLYRDELFSGAIVTAELDRVRIRPPENRA; from the coding sequence GTGAAAATACTACTAGATACTTGCATTAATGCTAGGGTGCGTAACGATTTACAAACGACTGGGTATGATGTGGTTTGGTCTGGAGATTGGCCAAAAGACCCAGGTGACGAGGAAATTTTAGCAACCGCCTATCGTGAAGGTAGGATTTTAGTCACCCTTGATAAAGATTTTGGAGAGTTAGCAATTCTGCGGGGAAATCCTCACTGTGGTATCTTGCGCTTAGTTAATCTCTCAACCAAAGAACAATCAATAGTTTGTTTGCAGGTACTCCAGCTTTACAGAGACGAATTATTCTCTGGTGCAATTGTAACTGCTGAATTAGATAGAGTCAGAATTCGCCCACCTGAAAAT
- a CDS encoding DUF433 domain-containing protein has product MNEQTLLERITFNPQIFGGKPIIRGRRLAVEHILGMLAVGDTIETLLEAYPWLEREDVQACLIYARRLVGHERIEPLLIESPR; this is encoded by the coding sequence ATGAACGAACAAACGTTACTAGAAAGAATCACATTTAACCCCCAAATCTTTGGTGGTAAACCGATAATTCGAGGTCGTCGCCTAGCTGTTGAACATATTTTAGGAATGTTAGCAGTAGGAGATACTATTGAAACTTTGCTAGAAGCTTATCCCTGGTTAGAACGGGAAGATGTGCAAGCTTGTTTAATCTATGCACGAAGGTTAGTTGGTCATGAACGAATTGAACCTTTATTGATAGAATCTCCAAGGTGA
- a CDS encoding phosphotransferase family protein, giving the protein MVLSLSSHNVIQYLQEAGLCSSEDDASDKSELPGSSKNNSDLLVTLADNRKLLVKQEHNVKNNDVAPRELFQEWLFHQLLQQFPVLGNISAIAPLVVHFDEENSILVRNYLSEYLKLATFYHNNEIFPQEIATAIGTTLAGLHRATYNRREYRDFMATAPQGEFRYGFYNPAQGVESIGPEIFGTVPTEALKFYLLYQQSESLESAIADLAYDWNPCCLTHNDLKLNNILVHSRWKKLDNCLVRLINWEACSWGDPAFDLGTLLASYLRIWLNSLVVDPTIELQESLHLALTPLESLQPSIIALIRAYLNAFPMILEYRSDFIVRVIQFAGLALIHQIQDMITCRKSFNNTDICMLQVAKSLLTMPQQGVLTIFGISESEILNPVGKVHKLPQPVKEPQLLRLYYEKTRLRGC; this is encoded by the coding sequence ATGGTATTATCACTGTCTTCTCATAACGTTATCCAGTATCTGCAAGAAGCGGGGCTGTGTAGCTCAGAAGATGACGCATCAGATAAATCTGAGTTGCCAGGAAGTAGTAAGAACAATTCCGATTTACTCGTGACTCTAGCAGATAATCGTAAACTGCTCGTTAAACAAGAACATAACGTTAAAAACAATGACGTAGCTCCTCGTGAATTGTTTCAGGAGTGGCTATTTCATCAGTTGCTCCAGCAGTTTCCTGTTCTCGGCAATATTTCCGCGATCGCACCGTTGGTAGTTCATTTTGATGAAGAAAATTCCATCCTTGTCCGCAACTACTTAAGTGAATATCTTAAGCTTGCGACATTCTACCACAACAATGAGATTTTTCCACAAGAAATTGCCACTGCGATCGGTACTACTTTGGCAGGACTCCATCGCGCAACCTACAATCGCCGAGAATATCGGGATTTTATGGCAACTGCTCCCCAAGGAGAGTTTCGCTATGGCTTTTACAATCCGGCGCAAGGGGTAGAGTCAATTGGGCCGGAGATTTTTGGGACGGTTCCCACGGAGGCGCTGAAATTCTATCTACTCTACCAGCAATCGGAGAGTTTGGAATCTGCGATCGCAGATTTGGCGTATGACTGGAATCCTTGCTGCTTGACTCATAATGACCTGAAATTGAACAATATCTTGGTTCATTCCAGGTGGAAAAAACTAGACAATTGCCTAGTAAGACTAATTAATTGGGAAGCTTGTTCTTGGGGAGATCCAGCTTTTGATTTAGGAACTTTACTAGCAAGCTATTTACGAATTTGGCTCAATAGCCTCGTCGTAGATCCCACCATTGAGTTACAAGAATCTCTACATCTGGCTTTGACACCCTTGGAGAGTTTACAACCCTCAATTATTGCCCTCATTAGAGCTTATCTAAATGCTTTCCCAATGATTTTGGAATACCGCAGTGACTTTATTGTGCGCGTTATCCAGTTTGCAGGGCTGGCACTAATTCATCAAATTCAGGATATGATTACCTGCCGGAAATCTTTTAATAATACTGATATTTGTATGCTCCAAGTGGCTAAAAGTTTACTCACTATGCCGCAGCAAGGTGTACTGACTATTTTCGGAATATCAGAGTCAGAAATCCTTAACCCTGTGGGGAAAGTTCATAAACTTCCTCAGCCTGTAAAAGAGCCACAGCTACTTCGTCTTTATTACGAAAAAACTCGGCTTCGTGGTTGTTAA
- a CDS encoding helix-turn-helix transcriptional regulator: MPRKKETITLSIPPGTKDQLEAIARQLNITWGKEPSISGLIVAIAQQSVEVGKPFTLDSNQVNALHKAIKALSDAGQIGEAQTVLTLLLERSNLEAPLRQSLMKQLSQPAPAWRIQIEELIKKQQPFYLVYQNSQGDELAYTVRYAEVRFFERRFYLMMWCEETQDVENDIPDLPELWHNRCLRLDRIESMATIPASGNWRGELGYLEVYLHFRQGLVKAYQPKEDDIKDEVIGDVRQVVRRVVNDFWLIREVSRYWEDCVIVSPESLRDRLKQKLVTLCQLYDIETRS; this comes from the coding sequence ATGCCGAGAAAAAAAGAAACGATTACACTGTCAATTCCGCCGGGAACCAAGGATCAACTAGAAGCGATCGCTCGCCAACTCAATATCACTTGGGGCAAAGAACCAAGTATTTCGGGCTTAATAGTAGCGATCGCACAACAATCTGTAGAGGTCGGAAAGCCTTTCACCCTTGACTCAAACCAAGTTAACGCTTTACACAAAGCTATCAAAGCCCTGAGTGATGCAGGTCAGATAGGGGAAGCTCAAACTGTACTTACACTTTTGTTAGAGCGTAGTAATCTTGAAGCTCCCTTGCGTCAATCGCTGATGAAACAACTGAGTCAACCTGCTCCTGCATGGCGAATTCAAATTGAAGAGTTAATCAAGAAACAACAGCCTTTCTACCTTGTTTATCAAAACTCTCAAGGTGATGAATTAGCATATACAGTTCGCTATGCTGAAGTTCGTTTCTTTGAGAGACGTTTTTACTTAATGATGTGGTGTGAAGAAACTCAAGATGTAGAAAACGATATTCCTGATTTACCAGAGTTATGGCACAATCGCTGCTTGCGCCTAGACCGCATTGAATCAATGGCAACTATACCCGCCAGTGGAAATTGGCGTGGAGAACTAGGTTATCTAGAAGTGTACTTGCATTTTCGCCAAGGCTTAGTTAAAGCCTATCAACCTAAAGAAGATGACATTAAAGATGAAGTTATTGGAGATGTTCGCCAAGTCGTGCGGAGAGTAGTTAATGATTTTTGGTTGATTCGAGAAGTATCACGGTATTGGGAAGATTGCGTGATTGTATCACCAGAGAGTCTGCGCGATCGCCTCAAACAAAAACTCGTCACCCTTTGCCAGTTATACGATATCGAAACCAGGAGTTAA
- a CDS encoding ArnT family glycosyltransferase, whose product MQEGSFIWSHLEKQHRTVGRWIDWVWLIVLLLAAVLLFSINLGGLPLRDWDEGTVAQVAREIWHAPAGSMRWLFPTLGGEPYHNKPPLIHLLIAWAYSLGGENEFTTRLPGAILTATSVPLLYCIAREIFRQRWAAIYSALIYLTMLPVVRHGRLAMLDGAMVSFLMVMMLCVLRSRRDLRYCLGVGVSFGLICLTQGLLGVLLGAIAIVFLFWDTPRLLTCYYLWIAIFIGIVPVAGWYSAQLIHYGYTFAQVGLVNPSLGRIGSFVEGNSEPPWYYVVELLKYTWPWLLFLPQTVRLTWENRNLSWAKLVMAWSGVYLLVISFMITKVPWYLFPIYPSLALAFGIQLSETENSPLLSSYPRAWVAGLAILAVVASAGSLYFSWGTTSQTDLQLIFAAVALTMTLAAILAERGDGQFLKILFWGSYLSLLLLMKSNYWVWELSEAYPVKPVAAMIVRANPATRKIYTSFAYHRPSLDYYSDRTIIPASVGELEYYWHYNGQPYFLLHASALNNLQLDSMKLIDQAEGWKLVTKEINRL is encoded by the coding sequence ATGCAAGAAGGAAGCTTTATTTGGAGTCATCTAGAAAAACAGCATCGCACGGTTGGCAGATGGATTGATTGGGTATGGCTAATAGTATTGCTGTTGGCAGCAGTATTACTGTTTAGCATCAATCTGGGAGGATTGCCCCTGCGAGATTGGGATGAAGGGACTGTGGCACAGGTTGCTCGTGAAATTTGGCACGCTCCAGCAGGTTCAATGCGTTGGCTTTTCCCAACGCTAGGAGGCGAACCATATCATAACAAGCCGCCTTTGATACATTTGCTAATTGCCTGGGCTTATTCTCTAGGAGGCGAAAATGAGTTCACAACTCGTCTACCTGGAGCAATTTTAACAGCGACATCTGTACCTTTACTGTATTGCATTGCTCGAGAGATATTTCGCCAACGTTGGGCTGCTATTTATAGCGCCTTAATTTATCTAACAATGCTACCTGTGGTGCGTCATGGGCGGCTGGCAATGTTGGATGGGGCGATGGTAAGTTTTTTGATGGTAATGATGTTGTGCGTGTTGCGATCGCGCCGGGATTTACGTTATTGCCTTGGTGTTGGTGTCAGTTTTGGGTTAATTTGCCTAACTCAAGGACTGCTAGGTGTATTGCTAGGTGCGATCGCGATCGTATTTCTGTTTTGGGATACGCCACGGCTGCTCACCTGCTACTATCTGTGGATAGCAATCTTCATTGGTATTGTGCCTGTAGCTGGTTGGTATAGCGCCCAACTAATTCATTATGGTTACACTTTCGCCCAAGTTGGGCTTGTAAACCCATCACTAGGTCGAATTGGCTCATTTGTAGAGGGTAATTCTGAACCACCTTGGTACTATGTGGTTGAACTTCTCAAGTACACATGGCCGTGGTTATTATTTTTACCGCAAACTGTCCGCTTAACCTGGGAAAATCGCAACCTTAGCTGGGCAAAGCTAGTAATGGCGTGGAGTGGTGTTTATCTATTGGTAATTTCTTTCATGATTACCAAAGTCCCCTGGTATTTATTCCCGATTTACCCCAGTTTAGCTTTAGCTTTTGGTATCCAGTTATCAGAGACAGAAAATTCGCCTTTACTTTCATCCTATCCCCGCGCTTGGGTTGCTGGTTTGGCGATACTTGCTGTAGTTGCTTCTGCTGGTAGCCTTTATTTCAGTTGGGGTACAACATCACAAACAGATTTACAACTGATTTTTGCCGCAGTCGCTTTAACTATGACCTTAGCAGCTATTTTGGCAGAACGAGGCGACGGGCAATTTCTGAAGATTTTGTTTTGGGGAAGTTATCTTTCGCTGCTGCTGTTAATGAAATCTAACTACTGGGTTTGGGAATTATCTGAAGCCTATCCAGTTAAACCAGTCGCAGCCATGATTGTGCGGGCAAATCCGGCTACGAGGAAGATTTACACATCTTTTGCTTACCATCGCCCCTCGTTGGATTATTATAGCGATCGCACCATCATTCCCGCTTCTGTTGGCGAACTGGAATATTATTGGCACTACAACGGGCAACCCTACTTCCTGCTTCATGCATCTGCTTTGAACAATCTCCAACTAGATTCGATGAAGTTAATTGACCAAGCTGAAGGCTGGAAGTTAGTTACAAAAGAAATTAATCGTCTGTAA
- a CDS encoding DUF5615 family PIN-like protein produces MKLKLDENIDLRVVTLLQLAGHDIATVPGQGLSCAPDTEVIDVCRCEGRCLVTCDRGFGNRLKYNPSDYPGIVIIRLPSRPNCAFWQEAIETLIQGLNAAEVTGKLWIIQRGSIQEYRPIEPDVLGGKAFQSPRTHLTPGFDIV; encoded by the coding sequence GTGAAATTAAAGCTAGATGAAAATATCGACTTGCGCGTTGTAACTTTATTGCAATTAGCAGGACATGATATTGCAACAGTCCCAGGACAAGGTTTAAGTTGTGCACCAGATACTGAAGTTATTGATGTTTGTAGGTGTGAAGGTAGATGTTTAGTTACTTGCGATCGCGGATTTGGAAATCGTCTAAAATACAATCCTTCTGATTATCCAGGAATTGTGATTATTCGCTTACCCTCTCGTCCTAATTGTGCATTTTGGCAAGAAGCAATAGAGACACTGATTCAGGGGCTAAATGCCGCAGAAGTAACTGGGAAGTTGTGGATTATTCAGAGGGGAAGCATTCAGGAATATCGACCGATTGAGCCAGATGTATTAGGAGGGAAGGCTTTTCAGTCTCCCCGAACACACTTAACTCCTGGTTTCGATATCGTATAA
- the xth gene encoding exodeoxyribonuclease III, whose product MKIATWNVNSIRTRLEQVTDWLTNNPVDVLCLQETKVADAEFPRSPFEQLGYNLYISGQKSYNGVALISRQPLLNVSSGFRAILPDLHHEWDEQKRVITGVIDGVRIVNLYVPNGAAVGTEKYEYKLRWLTALHEYLRVLALSEPAICVCGDFNIALEDKDIHEQVSTENHIMATETERQALREILQLGFADAFRKFTTEGGNYSWWDYRAAAFRRNLGWRIDHHYLTPVLYERATSCIIDAEPRKSTQPSDHTPVIVEF is encoded by the coding sequence ATGAAAATCGCTACTTGGAACGTCAACTCAATTCGCACTCGCCTCGAACAGGTTACTGATTGGTTAACTAACAATCCCGTTGATGTTCTCTGCTTACAAGAAACCAAAGTTGCGGATGCCGAGTTTCCGCGATCGCCTTTTGAGCAGTTGGGCTATAACCTTTATATATCAGGACAAAAATCTTATAATGGCGTAGCCCTGATTAGCCGCCAGCCACTTTTAAACGTAAGTAGCGGGTTTAGGGCGATTTTGCCAGATTTACATCACGAATGGGATGAGCAAAAGCGTGTAATAACAGGTGTAATTGATGGTGTTCGGATTGTTAACTTATATGTTCCCAATGGTGCAGCAGTAGGAACTGAGAAATATGAATACAAACTGCGCTGGTTAACAGCGCTACACGAGTATTTGCGAGTGCTTGCGCTGTCGGAACCTGCAATTTGTGTGTGCGGTGACTTCAACATCGCCCTAGAAGACAAGGATATTCACGAACAAGTGAGTACAGAAAATCACATTATGGCAACAGAAACCGAGCGTCAAGCCTTACGCGAGATTCTGCAACTAGGGTTTGCTGATGCTTTTCGCAAATTCACCACAGAAGGCGGAAATTATAGCTGGTGGGATTATCGCGCCGCCGCCTTTCGTCGCAACTTAGGTTGGCGGATTGACCATCACTATCTCACACCCGTGCTGTATGAGCGTGCTACAAGTTGTATTATTGATGCCGAACCCAGAAAATCAACCCAACCCAGCGACCATACGCCGGTAATTGTGGAATTTTGA